Proteins co-encoded in one uncultured Draconibacterium sp. genomic window:
- the glmM gene encoding phosphoglucosamine mutase — MTLIKSISGIRGTIGGKPGEGLSPLDLVKFTAAYATWAKEKANKEKITVVVGRDARISGEMVASIVVSTLSGMGCNVVNIGLATTPTTEIAVTEEKADGGIILTASHNPKQWNALKLLNSAGEFLDAAEGAKVLALADAEDFSFAEVDDLGTVVKKDYTDIHVQHVLDLDLVDVKAIKKANFSVAVDAVNSVGGVAMPALFKALDIKNIVEINCEPTGHFAHTPEPIPENLVETAEIISKNKVDVGFVVDPDVDRLVIINEDGSMFNEEYTLVAVADYVLSQTPGNTVSNLSSSRALRDVTEKHGQSYSAGMVGEVNVVAQMRETNAIIGGEGNGGIIYPASHSGRDALVGAALFLSHLAKSGLKCSELRKTYPDYFISKNKIELTPDIDVDGILVKMKEKYAHEEVTATDGVKIDFAESWVHLRKSNTEPIIRIYAEAKSSAEADKLAQQMIDEMKSLL, encoded by the coding sequence ATGACATTAATAAAATCGATCTCGGGAATACGAGGCACCATTGGAGGCAAACCGGGCGAAGGTTTAAGCCCGCTCGACCTGGTTAAATTTACTGCAGCCTATGCCACCTGGGCGAAAGAAAAAGCAAATAAGGAAAAGATTACCGTAGTTGTTGGACGCGACGCACGAATTTCGGGTGAAATGGTAGCATCAATCGTGGTTTCAACACTGTCGGGAATGGGATGCAACGTGGTAAACATCGGGCTGGCAACCACACCAACCACCGAGATTGCTGTAACAGAAGAAAAAGCTGATGGCGGAATTATCCTCACAGCCAGTCATAATCCGAAACAATGGAATGCGCTAAAACTGTTGAATTCTGCAGGTGAATTTCTGGATGCAGCAGAAGGGGCAAAAGTTCTGGCATTAGCTGATGCTGAAGATTTCAGCTTTGCAGAAGTGGATGATCTGGGAACAGTGGTGAAAAAAGACTATACCGACATTCATGTGCAACACGTGCTAGATCTTGATTTGGTTGACGTGAAAGCTATAAAAAAAGCCAACTTCTCGGTGGCTGTTGATGCAGTTAACTCGGTTGGTGGTGTTGCCATGCCGGCACTTTTTAAAGCACTCGACATTAAAAACATTGTAGAAATAAACTGCGAACCGACAGGGCATTTTGCGCATACACCGGAACCAATTCCTGAAAACCTGGTTGAAACTGCAGAGATCATCAGCAAGAATAAAGTTGATGTTGGTTTTGTTGTCGATCCGGATGTTGACCGCCTGGTGATCATTAACGAAGACGGCAGCATGTTTAACGAAGAATACACGCTGGTAGCCGTAGCCGATTATGTATTAAGTCAAACTCCGGGAAATACGGTATCCAACTTATCATCAAGCCGCGCACTGCGCGATGTTACAGAAAAACATGGTCAAAGCTACTCTGCCGGAATGGTCGGCGAAGTTAATGTTGTGGCCCAAATGCGCGAAACAAATGCGATTATCGGAGGCGAAGGCAACGGCGGAATCATTTATCCTGCCAGCCACAGTGGTCGCGATGCCCTGGTTGGAGCTGCACTCTTCCTTTCTCATTTGGCAAAGTCGGGTCTAAAATGTTCGGAGCTGCGTAAAACCTACCCCGATTATTTCATCTCGAAAAACAAGATTGAACTCACACCTGACATTGATGTGGATGGAATTCTTGTAAAAATGAAGGAAAAGTACGCCCACGAAGAGGTAACCGCAACCGATGGGGTAAAAATTGATTTTGCTGAGTCGTGGGTGCATTTACGCAAATCGAATACCGAGCCAATTATCCGGATTTATGCCGAGGCGAAATCAAGTGCTGAAGCTGATAAACTGGCTCAACAAATGATTGACGAAATGAAAAGCCTTTTATAA
- a CDS encoding methylglyoxal synthase: protein MKRKKNIAIVAHDNRKKDIMEWVAFNWKELAQHDLICTGTTGKMVEEALAESCHKHATVPPTVTRLKSGPLGGDQQLGAMICEGKIDMLIFFWDPMQPQPHDVDVKALLRITVLYNIPTASNRSTADFMVTSELFHEQYDPIIKDYREYIARDVDMA, encoded by the coding sequence ATGAAAAGAAAAAAGAATATAGCGATCGTTGCACACGATAACCGCAAAAAAGATATTATGGAGTGGGTGGCTTTCAACTGGAAAGAACTGGCCCAGCATGACTTAATTTGCACCGGAACAACCGGAAAAATGGTTGAGGAGGCACTTGCTGAAAGCTGCCACAAACATGCCACAGTACCGCCAACCGTTACCCGTTTGAAATCGGGGCCACTGGGTGGCGACCAGCAATTGGGAGCAATGATCTGCGAAGGAAAGATCGATATGCTCATATTCTTTTGGGATCCGATGCAGCCACAACCGCACGATGTAGACGTAAAAGCCTTGCTGCGTATCACGGTTTTGTATAATATTCCAACAGCATCGAACCGTTCTACGGCCGACTTTATGGTTACATCTGAATTATTTCACGAGCAGTACGACCCAATTATAAAAGATTATCGCGAATATATTGCCCGTGATGTTGATATGGCATAA
- a CDS encoding carbohydrate-binding family 9-like protein, which yields MQIIKNAFLISFFIISNLASSAQELPENYTHLFTTPNSYVAGESVATIKIDGQANEPAWEDAAWTSEFVDIQGANMPQPTYPTRIKMLWDANNLYIFAELEEENIWAYYDKRDMIVYHENDFEVFIDPDGDTHNYYEFEVNAQNTLFDLFLNKPYRNGGRPDIDWNAKGFRSAIYLDGTLNKPTYTDRKWCVEMAIPFSSLTTNGNFIQPKAGDIWKINFSRVQWQTEIIDGKYTRKTNNDGKLLPEDNWVWSPQGIINMHFPERWGLIQFSSESPKSTNTTFQLPEEELLAHHLWHVFYALRDYQREHKVFCNHLDTLGIPANGKANNTNFSLELKTSGNTYTATLKTNNGLMISINQDGLLRLYTDK from the coding sequence ATGCAAATTATCAAGAATGCCTTCCTCATCTCATTTTTTATAATCAGCAACCTGGCCTCGTCAGCACAAGAACTACCGGAGAACTATACTCACTTGTTTACAACTCCCAATAGTTATGTTGCAGGGGAAAGTGTTGCTACCATCAAAATTGACGGGCAAGCCAACGAGCCAGCGTGGGAAGATGCAGCATGGACATCTGAATTTGTGGATATTCAGGGTGCCAATATGCCTCAACCTACTTACCCTACGCGAATTAAAATGCTGTGGGATGCCAATAACCTGTACATTTTTGCCGAATTAGAAGAGGAAAACATTTGGGCTTACTACGATAAACGAGACATGATCGTTTACCACGAGAATGATTTTGAAGTCTTTATCGATCCCGATGGCGATACACATAACTACTACGAATTTGAAGTTAATGCCCAAAATACCTTATTCGACCTTTTTCTTAACAAACCATACCGCAACGGAGGCAGGCCCGACATTGATTGGAACGCCAAAGGTTTCAGAAGTGCTATTTATCTGGATGGTACGCTAAATAAACCGACCTACACCGACCGAAAATGGTGCGTTGAAATGGCAATTCCTTTTTCATCGTTAACTACTAATGGCAATTTTATTCAACCGAAAGCCGGCGATATTTGGAAGATCAATTTCTCGCGTGTGCAGTGGCAAACCGAAATAATAGACGGGAAATACACACGAAAAACAAACAACGACGGAAAACTTTTGCCTGAAGACAACTGGGTGTGGAGTCCGCAGGGAATAATTAATATGCACTTCCCTGAACGTTGGGGACTAATTCAGTTTTCTTCTGAATCTCCAAAATCAACAAACACAACATTTCAATTGCCTGAAGAAGAATTGCTAGCCCATCACCTATGGCATGTATTCTATGCTCTACGCGATTACCAGCGTGAGCATAAGGTTTTTTGTAACCACCTTGACACACTTGGAATACCAGCAAACGGAAAAGCAAACAACACCAACTTCTCGCTGGAATTAAAAACATCGGGAAATACTTATACCGCAACATTAAAAACCAACAACGGCCTGATGATCTCTATCAATCAGGATGGCTTATTACGCTTATATACTGACAAATAA
- a CDS encoding family 10 glycosylhydrolase, with protein MNKRDFIKTTMLAGMGLTVASACASETKPAAAEQGLKHWVWENPNHKETDDDLQKKYSSYYEAGVRGMFFEHDSERHFRIAKKAGLETHRWMWTMNRGEKELLESHPEWYAVSRDGKSCATNPPYVGYYRWLCPSKPEVKEYLAQRSKEILDKDYVDGLHLDYVRYCDVILPVNLWDNYGIDQSKELPEYDFCYCDTCRENFKKETGKDPLEMEHPDQSPAWRKYRYEQVNGIVNHLADIAHAHNKPITAAVFPTPEIARRIVRQDWTNWNLDAVCPMIYHGFYRENVSWIGDAVEEGIHFLCGKFPIYAGLYLPDFKSDEELEEGIRVAIANGASGVSLFGKVDEKTLAILKSTSK; from the coding sequence ATGAATAAAAGAGATTTTATTAAAACCACAATGCTAGCCGGAATGGGCCTAACAGTGGCAAGTGCCTGTGCCAGCGAAACAAAACCGGCAGCAGCCGAACAAGGGTTAAAACACTGGGTTTGGGAAAATCCAAATCATAAAGAAACAGACGACGATCTGCAAAAGAAATACAGCAGTTATTACGAAGCCGGTGTGCGGGGTATGTTTTTCGAGCACGACAGCGAACGTCATTTTCGTATCGCCAAAAAGGCAGGGCTGGAAACACATCGCTGGATGTGGACCATGAACCGCGGCGAAAAAGAGCTGCTGGAAAGTCACCCGGAATGGTATGCCGTTAGCCGCGATGGAAAATCGTGTGCCACAAATCCGCCATATGTAGGTTATTACCGTTGGTTGTGCCCATCAAAACCGGAAGTAAAAGAATACCTGGCTCAGCGCTCAAAAGAAATCCTGGATAAAGATTATGTAGATGGCCTACACCTTGATTATGTGCGATACTGCGATGTAATTTTGCCGGTAAACCTGTGGGATAATTACGGCATCGACCAAAGCAAAGAGTTACCTGAATATGATTTTTGCTACTGCGATACCTGCCGCGAGAATTTCAAAAAGGAAACAGGTAAAGATCCTTTGGAGATGGAACACCCTGACCAGAGTCCGGCATGGCGGAAATACCGTTACGAGCAGGTAAATGGCATCGTAAATCACCTGGCAGATATTGCTCACGCGCATAATAAACCTATTACTGCAGCAGTTTTTCCCACACCGGAAATTGCGCGCCGCATTGTACGCCAAGACTGGACCAACTGGAACCTTGATGCGGTTTGCCCAATGATCTACCACGGTTTCTACCGCGAAAACGTAAGCTGGATTGGCGATGCTGTGGAAGAAGGAATTCATTTCCTTTGCGGCAAATTCCCTATATACGCAGGTTTGTATTTACCCGATTTTAAATCAGATGAAGAACTGGAAGAAGGAATTCGTGTTGCCATTGCCAACGGTGCATCAGGAGTTTCGTTGTTTGGGAAGGTTGATGAAAAGACGTTAGCAATATTGAAAAGTACTTCAAAGTAA
- a CDS encoding queuosine precursor transporter → MQNELLWLAMLLANFLLIILAYRLFGKWGLVMWIPISVIVANIQVIQTVELFGLVATLGNIVYATSFLVTDILSENYGKEEAKKAVWIGFFSLISMTFLMNLALKFLPLEGDEFAGITHEATSTIFSLMPRIAAASLAAYLLSQRHDVWAYHFWKKRFSKDHQIWLRNNLSTMVSQLIDSVVFVAIAFWGVYEWPVLIEIFLTTYLLKWVVAAADTPFVYWGKKIYKRNRFWME, encoded by the coding sequence ATGCAAAACGAATTGTTATGGCTGGCCATGCTGCTGGCAAATTTTCTGCTTATCATTTTAGCCTACCGTTTATTCGGGAAATGGGGTCTTGTTATGTGGATTCCCATCTCGGTAATTGTTGCCAACATACAGGTAATACAAACCGTTGAACTGTTTGGTCTGGTGGCCACACTTGGTAATATTGTTTATGCTACTTCGTTTTTAGTAACCGATATTTTGTCGGAGAACTACGGCAAAGAGGAAGCTAAGAAAGCCGTGTGGATTGGCTTCTTCAGCCTCATCTCCATGACTTTCCTGATGAACCTGGCACTCAAATTCCTACCATTAGAAGGCGACGAATTTGCCGGCATAACCCACGAAGCTACCAGCACTATTTTCAGTCTGATGCCTAGAATTGCTGCAGCCAGTTTAGCAGCTTATCTGTTATCACAGCGCCACGATGTTTGGGCCTATCATTTCTGGAAAAAGCGTTTTTCGAAAGACCATCAGATCTGGCTGCGCAATAACCTTAGTACTATGGTTTCGCAACTGATCGACAGTGTTGTTTTTGTTGCCATTGCCTTTTGGGGCGTTTACGAATGGCCGGTCCTCATTGAAATTTTTCTAACTACCTATTTGTTAAAATGGGTTGTGGCCGCGGCCGATACGCCATTTGTTTACTGGGGAAAGA